One genomic segment of Gopherus flavomarginatus isolate rGopFla2 chromosome 11, rGopFla2.mat.asm, whole genome shotgun sequence includes these proteins:
- the LOC127030813 gene encoding olfactory receptor 1019-like, with protein MDNQSTVTEFRLLGLSSFPEMQPLLFMCFLIIYLLTLAGNLSICLAIWVDTTLHTPMYFFLVNLSLLDISYSSVTLPNMLVTLVAKIKSLSFSSCMAQLYFLISFAGSESFLLALMAYDRYMAICQPLHYATIMNHRTCMCYAIAIWIGGFVYSMLHTFFIARLPFCGPNEINHFFCEIPPLIKLACMDTYFNEVLVFLLSGVVGGSCFLLISTSYAYILSTIMKIRSTQGRCKTFSTCASHLLTVLLFYGPGFFTYLHPSSSYSMDTGKVISVFYTVVTPMLNPMIYSLRNKDVQATFKKAVGRSRK; from the coding sequence ATGGACAATCAAAGCACAGTGACAGAATTCAGACTCCTGGGCCTCTCGAGCTTCCCAGAAATGCAGCCGTTACTCTTCATGTGCTTCCTGATTATCTATCTGCTGACCTTGGCTGGCAACCTCTCCATTTGCTTGGCTATCTGGGTGGATACCACTCTCCATACTCCTATGTACTTTTTTCTGGTCAACTTGTCTCTCTTAGACATCTCATACTCTTCTGTCACTCTCCCCAATATGCTAGTGACATTGGTTGCCAAGATTaaatctctttccttctccagttGCATGGCCCAGCTGTATTTTCTCATCTCCTTTGCTGGATCTGAATCTTTTCTTCTTGCCCTGATGGCTTATGACCGCTACATGGCAATATGCCAGCCTTTGCACTATGCAACCATCATGAACCACAGGACTTGTATGTGCTATGCCATTGCTATATGGATAGGTGGTTTTGTCTACTCAATGTTACATACATTCTTCATAGCCAGGCTACCTTTCTGTGGTCCCAATGAAATCAACCACTTCTTCTGTGAGATTCCTCCTTTGATCAAATTGGCCTGCATGGACACCTATTTTAATGAGGTGTTGGTTTTTCTGCTCAGTGGAGTAGTAGGTGGAAGTTGCTTCCTGTTGATTTCCACATCATACGCTTACATACTATCCACCATCATGAAAATCCGCTCAACCCAGGGCAGATGCAAAACCTTCTCAACTTGTGCTTCCCACCTCCTCACTGTCCTGCTGTTTTATGGCCCAGGTTTCTTCACctacctccacccctcctccagcTACTCCATGGACACTGGGAAAGTGATCTCTGTGTTTTACACCGTGGTCACACCCATGCTGAACCCAATGATCTACAGCCTCAGGAACAAGGATGTGCAAGCCACCTTCAAGAAAGCCGTGGGAAGGAGTAGGAAATAG